The following proteins are co-located in the Micromonospora viridifaciens genome:
- the rarD gene encoding EamA family transporter RarD — MNQTRLGYLYGFGAYLIWGFFPIYLKLLRPAGPVEILAHRIVWSVLFVALLLAAMRNIGFLRALARRPRALAGIAVAAALIAVNWGTYIYGVNSDRVVETALGYFINPLVIVLIGVFFLGERLRPAQWAALGVGGLAVAVLTVDYGRLPYLALVLAFSFAGYGLVKKRLGLPAAEGLFVESAVLALPALAYLAWLTRGSAATFGHVSAGHTALLVLAGAATAIPLLLFAGAANRLPLSTLGMLQYVGPILQLGCGVLLYHEPMPPARLAGFALVWLALVIFTTDALRTAHRTRATTRTTPHPLPTPTP, encoded by the coding sequence GTGAACCAGACCCGCCTCGGCTACCTGTACGGCTTCGGCGCGTACCTCATCTGGGGTTTCTTTCCGATCTACCTCAAGCTGCTCCGCCCGGCCGGCCCGGTGGAGATTCTCGCCCACCGGATCGTCTGGTCGGTGCTCTTCGTCGCCCTGCTGCTCGCCGCGATGCGCAACATCGGTTTCCTGCGGGCGCTGGCCCGCCGGCCCCGGGCGTTGGCCGGCATCGCGGTGGCGGCCGCGCTGATCGCCGTCAACTGGGGCACCTACATCTACGGCGTGAACTCCGATCGGGTGGTCGAGACCGCCCTCGGCTACTTCATCAACCCGCTGGTCATCGTGCTGATCGGGGTCTTCTTCCTGGGCGAGCGGCTGCGCCCGGCGCAGTGGGCGGCGCTCGGCGTCGGCGGGCTCGCCGTGGCGGTGCTGACCGTCGACTACGGCCGGCTGCCCTACCTGGCGCTCGTGCTGGCCTTCAGCTTCGCCGGATACGGCCTGGTCAAGAAGCGGCTCGGGCTGCCCGCCGCCGAGGGGCTCTTCGTCGAGTCGGCGGTGCTGGCGCTGCCCGCGCTGGCCTACCTGGCGTGGCTGACCCGCGGCAGTGCGGCGACGTTCGGGCACGTCTCGGCCGGGCACACCGCGCTGCTCGTGCTGGCCGGCGCGGCCACCGCGATCCCGCTGCTGCTCTTCGCCGGGGCGGCGAACCGGCTGCCGCTGTCCACCCTCGGCATGCTGCAGTACGTCGGCCCGATCCTTCAGCTCGGCTGCGGTGTGCTGCTCTACCACGAGCCGATGCCGCCGGCCCGGCTGGCCGGCTTCGCCCTGGTCTGGCTCGCCCTGGTCATCTTCACCACCGACGCCCTCCGCACCGCCCACCGCACCCGCGCCACAACCCGCACAACCCCCCACCCCCTCCCCACCCCAACCCCCTAA
- a CDS encoding WXG100 family type VII secretion target: protein MSQTQAEAAVMQQTAAKFEQVDQSLQSMLSSLMAELEVLQQAWRGAGGRSFEQVKQQWAQDQAALQRALRETAAAIRTAGAHYDASDTEAASRVAGTHRGIQLPL from the coding sequence GTGTCGCAGACCCAGGCAGAAGCCGCGGTGATGCAGCAGACCGCCGCGAAGTTCGAGCAGGTGGATCAGTCGTTGCAGAGCATGCTCAGCAGCCTGATGGCCGAGCTGGAGGTGTTGCAGCAGGCCTGGCGGGGCGCCGGCGGGCGCTCGTTCGAGCAGGTCAAGCAGCAGTGGGCGCAGGACCAGGCGGCGCTCCAGCGGGCTCTGCGGGAGACCGCTGCCGCGATCCGCACCGCCGGCGCACACTACGACGCCTCGGACACCGAGGCCGCCAGCCGGGTCGCCGGCACTCACCGCGGCATCCAACTGCCGCTCTGA
- a CDS encoding MFS transporter — protein MTHTALRPAPATSRTTIRASAGAVATTIACVLPVFLLGGLAVQMGHDLRFSPAGLGLAVSVYFGISALASVPSGVLVERYGPVAVARAGILLSAGSLLAVAGLARSYPMLVGLLGLSAAANALGQLASNAALARHVPAHRQGLSFGVKQAAIPVSTLLAGAAVPTIALTAGWRWAFVAAAGAALAALPAVPRAGAAPARRPAAGRAGGATLALVVVGLAATLAAGAANALGTFVVDSSAGRGLSPAVAGLTLTLGSAVCVLARVGAGWLADRRATGHVALIAAMLVVGAVGLALLALTGTVPLVVGVVLGFGLGWAWPGLMTFAVVRLHPQAPAAATSITQTGVYAGGCLGPLGLGTLAEQLGYPTMWASAAAAMLLAALLMLTGSRLLTRPDSRPR, from the coding sequence ATGACCCACACCGCGCTCCGCCCCGCACCCGCCACGTCCCGGACCACCATCCGCGCCAGCGCGGGGGCCGTCGCCACCACGATCGCCTGCGTCCTTCCCGTCTTCCTGCTCGGCGGCCTCGCCGTGCAGATGGGCCACGACCTGCGATTCTCTCCCGCCGGTCTGGGCCTGGCCGTGTCGGTCTACTTCGGCATCAGCGCGCTGGCGTCGGTCCCCTCCGGCGTGCTGGTGGAGCGGTACGGCCCGGTCGCGGTGGCCCGCGCCGGCATCCTGCTCTCCGCCGGCTCACTGCTGGCCGTGGCGGGGTTGGCCCGGTCGTACCCGATGCTGGTCGGCCTGCTCGGGCTCAGCGCCGCCGCCAACGCCCTCGGGCAGCTCGCCAGCAACGCCGCGCTGGCCCGGCACGTGCCCGCCCACCGACAGGGACTCTCCTTCGGGGTGAAGCAGGCGGCCATCCCGGTCTCCACCCTGCTGGCCGGCGCGGCGGTGCCCACCATCGCGTTGACCGCCGGCTGGCGCTGGGCCTTCGTGGCCGCCGCCGGGGCGGCGCTGGCCGCGCTGCCGGCCGTGCCCCGGGCCGGGGCCGCCCCGGCGCGGCGACCGGCCGCCGGGCGAGCGGGAGGGGCCACCCTGGCGCTGGTGGTGGTCGGCCTAGCGGCCACCCTGGCGGCGGGCGCCGCCAACGCCCTGGGCACCTTCGTGGTGGACTCGTCGGCCGGCCGGGGGCTGTCACCGGCCGTGGCCGGCCTCACCCTGACCCTGGGCAGCGCGGTCTGCGTGCTGGCCCGGGTCGGCGCCGGCTGGCTCGCCGATCGCCGGGCGACCGGGCACGTCGCACTGATCGCCGCGATGCTGGTGGTCGGCGCGGTCGGGCTGGCCCTGCTGGCCCTCACCGGCACGGTGCCGCTGGTCGTCGGCGTGGTGCTCGGCTTCGGGCTCGGCTGGGCCTGGCCCGGCCTGATGACCTTCGCGGTGGTCCGGCTCCACCCGCAGGCTCCGGCCGCCGCCACCTCGATCACCCAGACCGGGGTGTACGCGGGCGGCTGCCTCGGCCCGCTGGGCCTCGGCACCCTGGCCGAACAGCTCGGCTACCCCACCATGTGGGCGTCGGCCGCGGCCGCGATGCTGCTGGCCGCCCTCCTCATGCTCACCGGCAGCCGCCTCCTCACCCGCCCCGACTCCCGTCCTCGTTGA
- a CDS encoding GNAT family N-acetyltransferase, with protein sequence MFALTRPDGYQLSTDPARLDLDRVHRWLSTDAYWAIGRERDTVERAFAGSIGFGVYRPGDGRQVAVARVVTDRATFAWLCDVYVDRAERGRGLGTWLAGAVRDHLAELGVRRIVLATADAHGVYAKIGFTPVEPDRWMEFDQRVNRVTGKDQPAESPLTVEA encoded by the coding sequence GTGTTCGCTCTGACCCGCCCCGACGGCTACCAGCTCAGCACGGATCCGGCCCGGCTCGACCTCGACCGGGTGCACCGCTGGCTCTCCACCGACGCCTACTGGGCGATCGGACGGGAGCGGGACACGGTCGAGCGGGCCTTCGCCGGGTCGATCGGGTTCGGCGTCTACCGACCCGGCGACGGGCGGCAGGTGGCGGTGGCCCGGGTGGTCACCGATCGGGCCACCTTCGCCTGGCTCTGCGACGTCTACGTGGACCGGGCCGAGCGGGGTCGGGGGCTGGGCACCTGGCTGGCCGGCGCGGTCCGCGACCACCTGGCCGAGCTGGGCGTACGCCGGATCGTGCTGGCCACCGCCGACGCGCACGGGGTGTACGCGAAGATCGGCTTCACCCCGGTCGAACCCGACCGGTGGATGGAGTTCGACCAGCGGGTGAACCGGGTCACCGGAAAGGACCAACCCGCCGAGTCACCGCTTACGGTGGAGGCGTGA
- a CDS encoding polyprenyl synthetase family protein — MVEDVVIPAGERSGVTGPGGRREPEGTGQFGALGLHLADPRVEASVLGLLERVETELRSSVASADPLVTEAARHLVEAGGKRFRPLLVALGAQFGDPTAEHVVPAAVVMELTHLATLYHDDVMDEAAVRRGAPSANSRWTNSVAILVGDYLFARAADIAADLGPEAVRLQARTFSRLVHGQIAETVGPRGTDPVAHYLHVIAEKTGSLIATSARFGGMFGGASAEHIDALAGYGEVIGVAFQLSDDLIDIASESVQSGKTPGTDLREGVPTLPVLYALASDDSDAASVRLRELLATGPLVDDALHAEALGLLRESPALKRARETVRGYAEDARTRLGPLPDGPARRALESLCDYIADRTS, encoded by the coding sequence ATGGTTGAGGACGTGGTGATTCCGGCTGGCGAGCGTTCAGGTGTCACCGGCCCCGGCGGTCGTCGGGAGCCGGAGGGCACGGGTCAGTTCGGCGCGCTCGGCCTGCACCTCGCCGATCCGCGCGTCGAGGCGTCCGTGCTGGGCCTGCTCGAGCGGGTCGAGACCGAGCTGCGGTCCAGTGTGGCCAGCGCCGACCCGTTGGTCACCGAGGCGGCCCGGCACCTGGTCGAGGCCGGCGGCAAGCGGTTCCGCCCGCTGCTGGTGGCGCTGGGCGCCCAGTTCGGCGACCCGACCGCCGAGCACGTCGTGCCGGCCGCCGTGGTGATGGAGCTCACCCACCTGGCGACCCTCTATCACGACGACGTGATGGACGAGGCGGCCGTGCGGCGGGGCGCCCCGAGCGCCAACTCCCGCTGGACCAACTCGGTCGCCATCCTGGTCGGCGACTATCTCTTCGCCCGGGCCGCCGACATCGCGGCCGACCTCGGCCCCGAGGCCGTACGCCTGCAGGCACGCACGTTCTCCCGCCTGGTGCACGGGCAGATCGCCGAGACGGTCGGCCCGCGCGGCACCGACCCGGTCGCGCACTACCTGCACGTCATCGCCGAGAAGACCGGCTCGCTGATCGCCACCTCGGCCCGCTTCGGTGGCATGTTCGGCGGCGCCTCCGCCGAGCACATCGACGCCCTGGCCGGGTACGGGGAAGTCATCGGGGTGGCCTTCCAGCTCTCCGACGACCTGATCGACATCGCCTCCGAGTCGGTGCAGTCCGGCAAGACGCCCGGCACCGACCTGCGGGAGGGCGTGCCGACCCTGCCGGTGCTCTACGCGCTCGCGTCGGACGACTCCGACGCCGCCTCGGTGCGGCTGCGGGAGCTCCTGGCCACCGGCCCGCTGGTCGACGACGCGCTGCACGCCGAGGCGCTCGGGCTGCTTCGCGAGTCTCCCGCGCTGAAGCGGGCCCGGGAGACGGTCCGCGGCTACGCCGAGGACGCGAGGACGCGGCTGGGCCCCCTCCCCGACGGCCCCGCCCGCCGCGCCCTCGAATCCCTCTGCGACTACATCGCCGACCGCACCAGCTGA
- a CDS encoding IclR family transcriptional regulator — protein MRDPLAEPSDLIRSVSRALRVLESVGRAPRGLTVKQIARRCELTVATTYHLVRTLAYEGYVIRREDGTYIVGLEVADRYRELVTAFRGPPVVGESLRRAAADTGWSHYLGRFVGGQVAVTAVAEGPRSPYLEDLVPGFDEGAHATALGKSLLATLTPEQRFRYLREYGMRPFTSATLTTAEAFEADLAAGDRRGMQLELGQFRQGVACAAVLVTPDKDIERRVVLACALPASEMMTSARVVRAKLLGAARAIADGLAAEP, from the coding sequence GTGCGTGACCCCTTGGCGGAGCCTTCGGACCTGATCCGAAGTGTCTCCCGCGCGCTTCGAGTGCTTGAGTCGGTCGGCCGTGCGCCGAGGGGACTCACCGTCAAGCAGATCGCCCGTCGGTGCGAGCTCACCGTCGCCACCACCTACCACCTGGTGCGCACCCTCGCGTACGAGGGCTACGTGATCCGGCGGGAGGACGGCACGTACATCGTCGGGCTGGAGGTGGCCGACCGCTACCGGGAGCTGGTGACGGCGTTCCGGGGGCCGCCGGTGGTCGGCGAGTCGCTGCGGCGGGCGGCGGCGGACACCGGCTGGAGCCACTACCTGGGGCGTTTCGTCGGTGGCCAGGTGGCCGTCACGGCGGTCGCCGAGGGGCCGCGCTCGCCGTACCTGGAGGACCTGGTGCCGGGCTTCGACGAGGGGGCGCACGCCACCGCCCTCGGCAAGAGCCTGCTCGCCACGCTCACCCCCGAGCAGCGCTTCCGTTACCTGCGCGAGTACGGCATGCGCCCGTTCACCAGCGCCACCCTGACCACCGCCGAGGCCTTCGAAGCCGATCTGGCCGCCGGCGACCGGCGCGGCATGCAGCTGGAGCTGGGGCAGTTCCGCCAGGGGGTGGCCTGCGCGGCCGTGCTGGTCACCCCGGACAAGGACATCGAGCGGCGGGTGGTGCTGGCCTGCGCGCTGCCGGCCAGCGAGATGATGACCTCCGCCCGCGTGGTCCGGGCCAAACTGCTCGGCGCCGCCCGCGCGATCGCCGACGGCCTCGCCGCCGAGCCCTAA
- the eccE gene encoding type VII secretion protein EccE has protein sequence MRAGQVVAAQVAVAVLAAVIGRGVAVTAVALLAAAALLAGAGVRLRGRWLYEWLLVGLAHLTRRRSLPAAAKAGAMLELVVPGVVVRPAELAGGSAALVEDADGMVALLEIGDPDDLLGDGPRALPAPRSLLPPPSPEHPPVRLQLLLSASPAPAPAAAPGPVGTSYRQLTDGRLAGRTRAVLAVRVLRADGWSDEELRRALSGTVRRIARRLGPLTGRPLGGAAVLRVVAELAHHDAGAPVRESWPAVTVGGLSQTTWRLRRWPDPRTDAGRRLVPRLLALPATAATVSLCVGPRFGADTAPVPAELTVRLAARTGAELSAAEQALRRLAGDLGAEIRRLDGEHLAGLAATLPLALARAGTPATADLDALDLPLGKSGLMVGANRHGGAVTVRLFRPGATRLLLVGGVRAAQLMVLRALALGARVVVQTARPRAWEPFVRGVGTSGGAVPLIPPGRPVGGASGSPLHPLLLVVDAGPVPPAVGTAAAWQSVLVVRDELTPADTAALARADLAILQPLDADEAALAGAALGLGGSAEWLTRIRDDMVAVVNRRALRWALLSPTPIESQLVGRPSRR, from the coding sequence GTGCGGGCCGGGCAGGTGGTGGCGGCGCAGGTCGCCGTGGCGGTGCTGGCGGCGGTGATCGGTCGGGGCGTCGCGGTGACGGCGGTCGCCCTGCTGGCGGCGGCGGCGCTGCTGGCCGGTGCCGGGGTGCGGCTCCGCGGCCGGTGGCTCTACGAGTGGCTGCTGGTGGGGCTGGCGCACCTGACTCGCCGACGATCCCTGCCGGCGGCCGCGAAGGCGGGCGCGATGCTGGAGCTGGTGGTCCCCGGCGTGGTGGTCCGCCCGGCCGAGCTGGCCGGCGGCTCGGCGGCGCTGGTGGAGGACGCCGACGGGATGGTCGCGCTGCTGGAGATCGGTGACCCCGACGACCTGCTCGGCGACGGCCCACGAGCCCTTCCCGCACCCCGGTCCCTGTTGCCGCCGCCGAGCCCGGAGCACCCACCGGTCCGGCTTCAGCTGCTGCTTTCGGCCTCCCCCGCCCCGGCGCCGGCGGCCGCCCCGGGTCCGGTCGGCACGTCGTACCGCCAGCTCACCGACGGGCGGCTGGCGGGCCGGACCCGGGCGGTGCTCGCCGTCCGGGTGCTGCGGGCCGACGGCTGGTCGGACGAGGAGCTGCGCCGAGCGCTCTCCGGCACCGTCCGGCGCATCGCCCGCCGGCTCGGCCCGCTGACCGGCCGGCCGCTGGGCGGGGCTGCCGTGCTCCGGGTGGTCGCGGAGTTGGCCCACCACGACGCCGGCGCGCCGGTACGCGAGAGCTGGCCGGCGGTGACGGTGGGCGGGCTGTCCCAGACCACCTGGCGGCTGCGGCGCTGGCCGGATCCACGTACCGACGCGGGCCGGCGGCTGGTGCCCCGGCTGCTCGCTCTGCCGGCCACCGCCGCCACCGTCTCGCTCTGCGTCGGTCCCCGCTTCGGCGCCGACACCGCGCCGGTGCCCGCCGAGCTGACCGTACGCCTGGCCGCCCGAACCGGCGCGGAGCTGTCCGCCGCCGAGCAGGCGCTGCGCCGGCTCGCCGGTGACCTCGGCGCGGAGATCCGGCGGCTCGACGGCGAGCACCTGGCCGGTCTGGCCGCCACCCTGCCGCTGGCGCTGGCCCGGGCCGGCACACCGGCTACGGCCGACCTGGACGCGCTGGACCTGCCCCTCGGCAAGTCCGGCCTGATGGTGGGGGCCAACCGGCACGGCGGCGCGGTGACCGTGCGCCTCTTCCGTCCCGGGGCGACCCGGCTGCTGCTGGTCGGCGGGGTACGCGCCGCGCAGCTCATGGTGCTGCGGGCACTGGCGCTGGGCGCCCGCGTGGTGGTGCAGACGGCCCGGCCGCGGGCGTGGGAGCCGTTCGTGCGCGGGGTGGGCACCTCCGGCGGCGCGGTGCCGCTGATCCCGCCCGGACGGCCGGTGGGCGGCGCGTCGGGCTCACCGCTGCACCCGTTGCTGCTCGTGGTCGACGCCGGGCCGGTGCCACCGGCGGTGGGGACGGCGGCGGCCTGGCAGTCCGTGCTGGTGGTGCGGGACGAGCTCACCCCGGCGGACACGGCGGCGCTGGCCCGGGCCGACCTGGCGATCCTGCAACCGCTCGATGCCGACGAGGCGGCACTGGCCGGTGCGGCGCTGGGCCTCGGCGGATCGGCGGAGTGGTTGACCCGGATCCGGGACGACATGGTCGCGGTGGTGAACCGTCGGGCGCTGCGCTGGGCGCTGCTGTCGCCGACGCCGATCGAGTCGCAACTGGTCGGTCGGCCGAGCCGGCGCTGA
- a CDS encoding phage holin family protein, which translates to MEFLKGLLIRVATTAVAFWLATLIIPGITLNTTSVTEKVITLVLVAAIFGVVNAVLQPIIKTVGCAFYLLTLGLIALVVNGLLFLLTSWIAGQVGLPFHVDGFWPAAVLGALFVGIVTWLLGTVLDRD; encoded by the coding sequence ATGGAATTCCTGAAGGGTCTCCTGATCCGAGTGGCCACGACGGCGGTGGCCTTCTGGCTGGCCACCCTGATCATCCCGGGCATCACCTTGAACACCACGTCGGTCACCGAGAAGGTGATCACGCTGGTGCTGGTCGCGGCGATCTTCGGGGTGGTCAACGCGGTGCTCCAGCCGATCATCAAGACCGTCGGCTGCGCCTTCTACCTGCTCACCCTCGGCCTGATCGCCCTGGTGGTCAACGGCCTGCTCTTCCTGCTGACGAGCTGGATCGCCGGTCAGGTCGGGCTGCCGTTCCACGTGGACGGCTTCTGGCCGGCCGCGGTGCTGGGCGCCCTGTTCGTCGGCATCGTGACCTGGCTCCTCGGCACCGTCCTCGACCGCGACTGA
- a CDS encoding NADH-quinone oxidoreductase subunit M — MSNFPFLSVLTVAPLVGALVVALLPRRRPDLAKLVAFGWSLLVLVLSIVMWIAFQADGDRFQFRESYAWIPNWGVNFTFAADGIALVMLMLIAILVPLVILASWHDAESSKRSVPVYFALLLVLECTMIGVFAAADVFLFYVFFEVMLVPMYFLIGSYGGHQRQYAAVKFFLYSLVGGLFMLAAVIGLWVVGGKTFDWQALSQAEIATTTARWLFLGFFVAFAIKAPFFPFHTWLPDAGGAAPAGAAALLVGVLDKVGTFGILRYCLPLFPEASKWFAPWALALGLIGIIYAALLAVGQNDLKRLVSYTSIAHFGFIGVGIFAFTTQAGTGAVLYMLNHGLATGLLFLVVGMLIARRGSALISDFGGAGKLVPVLAGVLFFAGLASLALPGTAPFVSEFLVLIGTFTVNKPVAVIATLGIILAAAYVLWMIQRTTQGTLNPALTEVDGMRRDLSLREKIVVAPLIALIVLLGFYPKPVTDVINPAVKATMQDVGRTDPAPTVGSVQEAAK; from the coding sequence ATGTCCAACTTCCCGTTCCTCTCGGTGCTGACCGTGGCACCGCTGGTCGGCGCCCTGGTCGTGGCCCTGCTGCCGCGCCGCCGGCCGGACCTGGCCAAACTGGTGGCGTTCGGCTGGTCGCTGCTGGTCCTGGTGCTGTCGATCGTCATGTGGATCGCCTTCCAGGCCGACGGTGACCGGTTCCAGTTCCGCGAGTCGTACGCGTGGATCCCGAACTGGGGGGTCAACTTCACCTTCGCGGCCGACGGCATCGCGCTGGTCATGCTGATGCTGATCGCGATCCTGGTGCCGCTGGTGATCCTCGCCTCCTGGCACGACGCCGAGTCGTCGAAGCGCTCGGTGCCGGTCTACTTCGCGCTGCTGCTCGTCCTCGAGTGCACGATGATCGGCGTCTTCGCCGCCGCCGACGTCTTCCTCTTCTACGTGTTCTTCGAGGTCATGCTGGTGCCGATGTACTTCCTCATCGGCAGCTACGGCGGCCACCAGCGGCAGTACGCGGCGGTCAAGTTCTTCCTGTACTCCCTGGTCGGCGGTCTGTTCATGCTGGCCGCGGTGATCGGCCTCTGGGTGGTCGGCGGGAAGACCTTCGACTGGCAGGCGCTGAGCCAGGCCGAGATCGCCACCACCACGGCCCGCTGGCTCTTCCTCGGCTTCTTCGTCGCGTTCGCGATCAAGGCGCCGTTCTTCCCGTTCCACACCTGGCTGCCGGACGCCGGTGGCGCGGCCCCGGCCGGCGCGGCGGCGCTGCTGGTCGGCGTGCTGGACAAGGTCGGCACCTTCGGGATCCTGCGGTACTGCCTGCCGCTCTTCCCCGAGGCGTCGAAGTGGTTCGCCCCGTGGGCGCTGGCGCTGGGCCTGATCGGCATCATCTACGCCGCGCTCCTGGCGGTCGGGCAGAACGACCTCAAGCGGCTGGTGTCGTACACCTCGATCGCGCACTTCGGTTTCATCGGGGTCGGCATCTTCGCCTTCACCACCCAGGCCGGCACCGGCGCGGTGCTCTACATGCTCAACCACGGCCTGGCCACCGGCCTGCTCTTCCTGGTGGTGGGCATGCTGATCGCCCGCCGGGGCTCGGCGTTGATCAGCGACTTCGGCGGCGCCGGCAAGCTGGTGCCGGTGCTGGCGGGGGTGCTCTTCTTCGCCGGTCTCGCCTCGCTGGCGCTGCCCGGCACCGCGCCGTTCGTCTCCGAGTTCCTGGTGCTGATCGGCACGTTCACCGTCAACAAGCCGGTCGCGGTGATCGCCACGCTCGGCATCATCCTGGCCGCGGCGTACGTGCTGTGGATGATCCAGCGCACCACCCAGGGCACCCTCAACCCGGCCCTGACCGAGGTGGACGGCATGCGCCGTGACCTCAGCCTGCGCGAGAAGATCGTGGTCGCCCCGCTGATCGCGCTGATCGTGCTGCTCGGCTTCTATCCCAAGCCGGTCACCGATGTCATCAACCCCGCCGTCAAGGCGACCATGCAGGACGTCGGTCGGACCGACCCCGCCCCGACGGTCGGCAGCGTCCAGGAGGCCGCAAAATGA
- the nuoN gene encoding NADH-quinone oxidoreductase subunit NuoN has translation MTELKLPSIDYAALAPILIMLGAALFGVLVEAFVPRRLRNPVQLLLALAAVLAALTMVILNADDRLITVGHAIAVDGPTLFLQGAILILAAMALLLIGERAVERGGAFVAHAAVTAESADDRRQAERAGGTTEVYPLTTFAIGGMLIFVAANDLLTMFIALEVFSLPLYLLCALARRRRLLSQEAALKYFMLGAYASAFFLFGVALIYGFTSGMPGRSANVDFATVHAAVGESPSSQLLLFAGMALLAIGLLFKAAAAPFHVWTPDVYQGAPTPVTGFMAACTKVAAFGALLRVFHVAFSGAAWDFTPVLGAVAVLTMLVGAVLAVTQTDIKRLLAYSSIANAGYLLVGVLAPSRDGLSGTMFYLVAYGFSVLAAFAVVTLVRDADGEATHLSRWAGLGRRSPFFAAIFTFILLAFAGIPLTSGFTSKFAIFAPALDADQAWLVIAGVLTSMVLAFPYLRVVVMMWLSEPGEATPTVAIPGALTSAALMIGVLATLALGIAPAPLLELANGAAEFVR, from the coding sequence ATGACCGAGCTGAAGTTGCCGTCGATCGACTACGCGGCGCTCGCTCCAATCCTGATCATGCTGGGCGCCGCCCTGTTCGGCGTCCTGGTCGAGGCGTTCGTGCCGCGGCGGCTGCGCAACCCGGTGCAGCTGCTGCTCGCCCTGGCGGCCGTGCTCGCCGCGCTGACCATGGTGATCCTCAACGCCGACGACCGGCTGATCACCGTCGGCCACGCCATCGCGGTGGACGGGCCGACGCTCTTCCTCCAGGGTGCGATCCTCATCCTGGCCGCGATGGCGCTGCTGCTGATCGGTGAGCGTGCGGTGGAGCGGGGCGGAGCCTTCGTGGCCCACGCCGCGGTCACCGCGGAGTCGGCCGACGACCGGCGGCAGGCCGAGCGGGCCGGCGGCACCACCGAGGTGTACCCGCTGACCACGTTCGCGATCGGCGGCATGCTGATCTTCGTGGCGGCGAACGACCTGCTGACCATGTTCATCGCGCTGGAGGTCTTCTCGCTGCCGCTCTACCTGCTCTGCGCGCTGGCCCGCCGCCGGCGGCTGCTGAGCCAGGAGGCCGCGCTGAAGTACTTCATGCTCGGCGCGTACGCCTCGGCGTTCTTCCTGTTCGGGGTGGCGCTGATCTACGGCTTCACCTCCGGCATGCCGGGCCGGTCGGCCAACGTCGACTTCGCCACCGTGCACGCCGCGGTCGGCGAATCGCCGTCCAGCCAGCTGCTGCTCTTCGCCGGCATGGCGCTGCTCGCCATCGGTCTGCTCTTCAAGGCCGCCGCCGCGCCGTTCCACGTCTGGACGCCCGACGTCTACCAGGGCGCTCCGACCCCGGTGACCGGCTTCATGGCCGCCTGCACCAAGGTCGCCGCCTTCGGCGCCCTGCTGCGGGTCTTCCACGTCGCCTTCTCCGGGGCCGCCTGGGACTTCACCCCGGTGCTCGGCGCGGTGGCGGTGCTGACCATGCTGGTCGGTGCGGTGCTGGCGGTAACCCAGACCGACATCAAGCGGCTGCTGGCGTACTCGTCGATCGCGAACGCCGGCTACCTGCTGGTGGGCGTGCTGGCGCCGAGCAGGGACGGGCTCTCCGGCACGATGTTCTACCTGGTCGCGTACGGCTTCTCGGTGCTCGCCGCGTTCGCCGTGGTGACCCTGGTGCGGGACGCCGACGGGGAGGCCACCCACCTGTCCCGCTGGGCCGGGCTGGGCCGTCGCTCGCCGTTCTTCGCCGCGATCTTCACCTTCATCCTGCTGGCCTTCGCCGGTATCCCGCTGACCAGCGGGTTCACCAGCAAGTTCGCGATCTTCGCGCCGGCACTGGATGCAGACCAGGCGTGGCTGGTGATCGCCGGTGTGCTGACCAGCATGGTGCTGGCCTTCCCGTACCTGCGGGTCGTGGTGATGATGTGGCTCTCCGAGCCCGGCGAAGCCACCCCGACCGTCGCCATCCCGGGCGCGCTGACCTCGGCCGCCCTGATGATCGGCGTGCTGGCCACCCTGGCCCTGGGCATCGCCCCGGCACCGCTGCTGGAGTTGGCCAACGGTGCCGCCGAATTCGTGCGATGA